Proteins found in one Campylobacter canadensis genomic segment:
- a CDS encoding pyridoxal phosphate-dependent aminotransferase, whose product MYSKQLLNMEESITLAITAKAKELKAQGKDVLSFSAGEPDFDTPKKVKDAAIKAINDGCSKYTPVAGTNEVLKAVCYKLKQDNNLDYSINEVITGTGAKQNLFNTISALINKDDEVLILAPYWVSYPEIAKYIGAKVKYVYPSNGLKVSASDIQKELSSKTKLLILNNPNNPSGEVYTKDELTQIAKILEGTNVFVISDEMYEKLIYDEEFCAFASLSEDALKRTITINGLSKCAAMPGWRFGYSASKDAKLNKLMKNLQGQCTSNICSITQAAAIPALMGEIDEDIFKMKEEFKKRRDYAFKAINEIKGLAIHSLPKGAFYLFVDCSKISNDDVLFCEKLLEEKLVACVPGSGFGMKGYFRMSYATNMQNIQEGIARIKEFCESN is encoded by the coding sequence ATGTATTCAAAACAATTATTAAATATGGAAGAATCAATAACATTAGCAATCACTGCTAAAGCAAAAGAACTAAAAGCACAAGGAAAAGATGTACTTTCTTTTAGCGCTGGAGAACCTGATTTTGATACACCTAAAAAGGTAAAAGATGCAGCTATTAAAGCTATTAACGATGGTTGCTCAAAATACACTCCTGTTGCAGGTACAAATGAAGTTTTAAAAGCGGTTTGCTATAAACTAAAACAAGATAATAACCTAGATTATTCTATAAATGAAGTAATCACAGGCACAGGCGCTAAACAAAATCTATTTAATACTATTAGTGCTTTAATAAATAAAGATGATGAAGTGTTAATCTTAGCGCCTTATTGGGTTTCTTATCCTGAAATTGCAAAATATATTGGTGCAAAGGTAAAATATGTGTATCCAAGCAATGGTTTAAAGGTAAGTGCAAGTGATATTCAAAAAGAACTTAGCTCTAAAACAAAACTTTTAATTTTAAACAATCCAAACAATCCTAGCGGAGAAGTTTATACTAAAGATGAATTAACGCAAATTGCAAAAATACTTGAAGGTACAAATGTTTTTGTAATAAGCGATGAAATGTATGAAAAGCTAATTTACGATGAAGAATTTTGTGCTTTTGCAAGTTTAAGCGAAGATGCTTTAAAAAGAACAATAACAATAAATGGTTTAAGTAAATGTGCTGCTATGCCTGGTTGGCGTTTTGGTTACAGTGCTAGTAAAGATGCAAAATTAAATAAACTTATGAAAAACTTGCAAGGTCAATGCACTAGCAACATTTGCTCAATCACTCAAGCTGCTGCTATTCCTGCTTTAATGGGTGAGATTGATGAAGATATTTTTAAAATGAAGGAAGAATTTAAAAAACGCAGAGATTATGCTTTTAAGGCAATTAATGAAATAAAAGGATTAGCAATTCATTCTCTACCAAAAGGTGCATTTTATTTATTTGTTGATTGTAGCAAAATAAGCAATGATGATGTTTTGTTTTGTGAAAAATTATTAGAAGAAAAATTAGTAGCTTGTGTGCCTGGAAGCGGCTTTGGTATGAAAGGATATTTTAGAATGTCTTATGCTACAAATATGCAAAATATCCAAGAAGGCATAGCTAGAATAAAGGAATTTTGTGAAAGCAATTAG
- a CDS encoding sel1 repeat family protein — MKKLLTLYVLALTCSAVGIYDVEPTLNEEQIKLYDECIKENNAKSCENYLDTRNYDKDGYLSLKESLEVAFKGCDELKNAYSCHMVANYYDEGYPPNKFIQDNKEKSYEYKLKACEIDKDFCLFVGNHYNIKYIDTKDKKDKKQALKYYKIACDNGYEYSCEKYKRIK; from the coding sequence ATGAAAAAGTTATTGACATTATATGTATTAGCTTTAACTTGCAGTGCAGTGGGGATTTATGATGTAGAGCCAACGCTAAATGAAGAACAAATAAAACTTTATGATGAATGTATCAAAGAAAACAATGCTAAATCTTGTGAGAATTATTTAGATACTCGTAATTATGATAAAGATGGCTATTTAAGTTTAAAAGAGAGTTTAGAAGTAGCTTTTAAAGGTTGTGATGAGCTTAAAAACGCATATTCTTGTCATATGGTAGCAAATTACTATGATGAAGGCTATCCACCAAATAAATTTATACAAGATAACAAAGAAAAATCTTACGAATATAAATTAAAGGCTTGTGAAATTGACAAAGATTTTTGTTTGTTTGTGGGCAATCATTACAATATTAAATATATTGATACTAAAGATAAAAAAGATAAAAAACAAGCCTTAAAATACTATAAAATAGCTTGCGACAATGGATATGAATACAGTTGTGAAAAATACAAAAGAATTAAATAG
- a CDS encoding metallophosphoesterase has protein sequence MSNHLIFAIAFCVASFVANFYIYKFFLSAIFTRHKKILRVFFFLCFILNVLFLFLMRSDFLYDDVYLILSLILAFSFFFFLIGIFYSIFSGFIKCNSFNEGRRKSLKFIFDVGFLLIAASCFFKGVFNALRTPPINKITIKANTNLKIALITDLHLGKNVHKNFLVKIIQEINEQNVDCVAIVGDLIDTNIKEIDYLDELNSFNAPVFYVTGNHEYYHNADEIIEQLSKTKLQILQNDSVNFKDVVISGLNDLRGAKYNKAPSFTNIYQKFDSNKYNILLAHQPRIAKEFNLEKFDLILSGHTHAGQIFPFSILVYLQQGFLYGLYEIGKKTKLYVSSGAGFWGPSVRFLAPSEIAIINLEKE, from the coding sequence ATGTCAAACCATCTTATTTTTGCTATTGCTTTTTGCGTGGCTAGTTTTGTTGCAAATTTTTATATTTATAAGTTTTTTTTATCAGCAATCTTTACAAGACATAAAAAAATTCTTAGGGTTTTTTTCTTTCTTTGTTTTATTTTAAATGTTTTGTTTTTGTTTTTAATGAGAAGCGATTTTTTATATGATGATGTTTATTTAATATTATCTTTAATTCTTGCTTTTTCGTTTTTTTTCTTTTTAATAGGTATTTTTTATTCTATTTTTTCAGGTTTTATAAAATGTAATAGTTTTAATGAAGGTAGAAGAAAAAGTCTTAAATTTATTTTTGATGTAGGTTTTTTATTAATTGCTGCATCTTGCTTTTTTAAAGGAGTTTTTAATGCTTTAAGAACTCCACCAATTAATAAAATAACAATTAAAGCTAACACAAATTTAAAAATAGCCTTAATTACTGATTTACACTTAGGTAAAAATGTTCACAAGAATTTTTTAGTAAAAATTATTCAAGAAATTAATGAACAAAATGTTGATTGTGTTGCTATTGTTGGCGATTTAATTGATACTAATATTAAAGAAATTGATTATTTAGATGAGTTAAATTCTTTTAATGCACCTGTGTTTTATGTAACAGGAAATCACGAATATTATCATAATGCAGATGAAATTATAGAGCAATTAAGCAAGACAAAATTACAAATATTGCAAAATGACAGTGTGAATTTTAAAGATGTTGTAATTAGTGGCTTGAATGATTTAAGAGGAGCAAAATATAATAAAGCACCAAGCTTTACAAACATTTATCAAAAATTTGATTCAAATAAATATAATATTTTATTAGCACATCAGCCAAGAATAGCAAAGGAATTTAATTTAGAAAAATTTGACTTAATCTTAAGTGGTCATACACACGCAGGGCAGATTTTTCCTTTTAGTATTTTAGTTTATTTACAACAAGGTTTTTTATATGGACTTTATGAAATAGGTAAGAAAACAAAATTATATGTTAGTAGTGGGGCGGGCTTTTGGGGTCCTAGCGTTAGGTTTTTAGCACCTAGCGAAATTGCAATTATTAATTTGGAAAAAGAATGA
- the speA gene encoding biosynthetic arginine decarboxylase — protein sequence MNNYGIDIWGDDNFIIKDGKVCLKYGCEPAIIDIVNTLQDDGYKGPLILRFKHLIKKQIEQIYKSFNKAIKEFEYEGSFNAVYPLKVNQYPGFVKNLVKLGKNLNYGLEAGSKAELLLAMAYNNENSPITVNGFKDKELITMGFIAAEMGHKITLTIEGINELEMIIKTAKERFKVKPNIGLRVRLHSLGSGIWAKSGGINSKFGLNSTELIEAVGLLKENDLLDCFTMIHFHIGSQIHEIHPLKKALSEAGNIYVELRKMGANSLKNINLGGGLAIEYSQFEKSPQRNYTLSEYANDIVFILKTIAGQKNEKEPNIYIESGRFVSANHAVLIAPVLELFSQEYSESKLKLKDKNPQLIDELCDLYKNIKPANAVEYMHDSCDHLDSVLTLFDLGYVDLQDRSNAEILVHLIGKKAISMLSAKHLLRTQKEVQERYLVNFSMFQSLPDFWGLGQEFPIMPLDRLDKNPTQSASIWDITCDSDGEISFDANKRPLFLHDVDVEKEDYFLGFFLVGAYQEVLGMKHNLFTHPTQICIDVNEKGYEIESIIESQSIRDILEDLDYDVREIDEILKERIENSKLIDDRSKKQILGELFIFIHDNGYLKNI from the coding sequence ATGAACAATTATGGCATTGATATTTGGGGCGATGATAACTTCATAATCAAAGATGGAAAAGTATGTTTAAAATATGGTTGCGAACCTGCTATTATTGATATTGTAAATACCTTGCAAGATGATGGCTACAAAGGTCCATTAATCTTAAGATTTAAGCATTTAATTAAAAAGCAAATAGAGCAAATTTATAAAAGTTTTAACAAAGCTATTAAAGAATTTGAATATGAAGGTAGCTTTAATGCCGTTTATCCTTTAAAGGTAAATCAATATCCAGGTTTTGTAAAAAACTTAGTTAAATTAGGTAAAAATCTAAATTACGGGCTTGAAGCTGGTTCTAAAGCTGAATTGCTTTTAGCTATGGCATACAATAATGAAAATAGTCCTATTACCGTAAATGGTTTTAAAGATAAAGAATTAATCACAATGGGTTTTATTGCTGCTGAAATGGGGCATAAGATTACCCTTACTATTGAAGGTATTAATGAACTTGAGATGATTATAAAAACCGCTAAAGAAAGATTTAAAGTAAAACCAAATATAGGTCTTAGAGTAAGATTACACTCTTTAGGCAGCGGAATTTGGGCTAAAAGCGGTGGCATAAATTCAAAATTTGGACTAAATTCAACCGAATTAATTGAAGCTGTAGGCTTATTAAAAGAAAATGATTTGCTTGATTGCTTTACTATGATTCACTTTCACATAGGTTCTCAAATTCATGAAATTCATCCTTTAAAAAAGGCTTTAAGCGAAGCTGGAAATATCTATGTAGAGCTTAGAAAAATGGGTGCAAATAGTTTAAAAAATATAAATTTAGGTGGTGGTTTGGCAATTGAATATTCTCAATTTGAAAAATCACCACAAAGAAACTATACTTTAAGCGAATACGCAAATGATATTGTCTTTATTTTAAAGACAATTGCAGGTCAAAAAAATGAAAAAGAACCTAATATTTACATTGAAAGTGGTCGCTTTGTTAGTGCAAATCACGCTGTATTGATTGCTCCTGTTTTAGAATTATTTTCTCAAGAGTATTCAGAAAGCAAACTTAAATTAAAGGACAAAAATCCACAATTAATAGATGAATTATGCGACTTATATAAAAACATAAAACCAGCAAATGCAGTAGAATATATGCACGATAGCTGCGACCATTTAGATAGCGTTTTAACTCTTTTTGATTTAGGTTATGTAGATTTACAAGACCGCTCAAATGCTGAAATTTTAGTACATTTAATAGGTAAAAAAGCAATTTCTATGCTAAGTGCAAAGCACTTATTAAGAACTCAAAAAGAAGTACAAGAAAGATATTTAGTAAATTTTTCTATGTTTCAATCATTGCCTGATTTTTGGGGTTTAGGGCAAGAATTTCCAATAATGCCACTTGATAGACTTGATAAAAATCCGACTCAAAGTGCTAGTATTTGGGATATTACTTGCGACAGTGATGGTGAAATTTCTTTTGATGCAAATAAAAGACCTTTATTTTTACACGATGTTGATGTAGAAAAAGAAGACTACTTTTTAGGATTTTTCTTAGTAGGTGCTTATCAAGAAGTGCTTGGAATGAAACATAATTTATTTACACATCCAACGCAAATTTGCATTGATGTAAATGAAAAAGGTTATGAAATTGAAAGTATTATTGAAAGCCAATCAATAAGAGATATTTTAGAAGATTTAGACTATGATGTAAGAGAAATTGATGAAATTTTAAAAGAAAGAATTGAAAATTCAAAATTAATTGATGATAGAAGCAAAAAACAAATTCTAGGAGAATTGTTTATTTTTATCCACGATAATGGATATTTAAAAAATATTTAA
- the mobB gene encoding molybdopterin-guanine dinucleotide biosynthesis protein B has protein sequence MKRLIMKKAYAFTGPSNSGKTTLICKISEYLQSLNLKVAIIKHDPKDKAIFDINTKDSYKFYSTGASVAVISPKRTTFFHNESLEFDEILKRFDADIILVEGLKTLPLPRLCVFCKEVDESYLEFSDAIATYSKKDYKITHFNLDDIKAISEFIITNAKEI, from the coding sequence ATAAAAAGGTTAATAATGAAAAAAGCATACGCATTTACAGGTCCGTCAAATTCAGGTAAAACAACCTTAATTTGTAAGATATCTGAATATTTACAAAGCTTAAATCTAAAAGTAGCAATAATAAAACACGACCCAAAAGATAAAGCAATATTTGATATAAACACAAAAGATAGTTATAAATTTTATAGCACTGGCGCAAGTGTTGCAGTAATTAGCCCAAAAAGAACTACTTTTTTTCATAATGAAAGCTTAGAATTTGATGAGATTTTAAAAAGATTTGATGCTGATATTATATTAGTTGAGGGTTTAAAAACTCTACCATTGCCAAGACTTTGTGTGTTTTGCAAAGAAGTTGATGAAAGCTATTTAGAATTTTCAGATGCGATTGCAACTTATTCAAAAAAAGATTATAAAATCACTCATTTTAATCTTGATGATATAAAAGCAATCAGCGAATTTATAATAACTAATGCTAAGGAGATTTAA
- a CDS encoding Crp/Fnr family transcriptional regulator produces MKEVLKKISFFKDFSEEELEELSKICILRTYEKDEILFYEGENSEYLHLLIKGNLKIYKVNSKGVEIVLHRFNAMNFVAELANYANIAFPASAKFLSTSSVIKIHFQSLKDRFLNKTSFVLTLLSALSQKLIYMSDFVHNEMILSAEAKLAKLLCEQSELFASIKHNQLASFINMAPETFSRLLAKLKNDDIIEINNKQVIIKDMNYLKSLYEG; encoded by the coding sequence ATGAAGGAAGTATTAAAAAAAATTTCTTTTTTTAAAGATTTTAGTGAAGAAGAATTAGAAGAATTATCAAAAATTTGTATTTTAAGAACTTATGAAAAAGATGAAATTTTATTTTATGAAGGTGAAAATAGTGAATATTTGCATCTTTTAATTAAGGGAAATTTAAAAATTTACAAGGTAAATTCAAAGGGTGTTGAGATTGTTTTACATAGATTTAATGCTATGAATTTCGTGGCTGAACTTGCAAATTATGCTAATATCGCCTTTCCTGCAAGTGCGAAATTTTTAAGCACTTCATCTGTGATTAAAATACATTTTCAAAGCTTAAAAGATAGATTTTTAAATAAGACTTCTTTTGTATTAACTTTACTTAGTGCTTTATCTCAAAAATTAATTTATATGTCTGATTTTGTGCATAATGAAATGATTTTAAGTGCTGAAGCAAAATTAGCTAAATTACTTTGCGAGCAAAGTGAATTGTTTGCTAGTATTAAGCATAATCAACTTGCTTCTTTTATAAATATGGCTCCTGAAACCTTTTCAAGGTTGTTAGCAAAATTAAAAAACGATGATATTATTGAAATTAATAATAAGCAAGTTATTATTAAAGATATGAATTATTTAAAATCTTTATACGAAGGCTAA
- a CDS encoding YggT family protein, which translates to MFSIVIFIFNILIYALNIYQYMIIAYCLLSFIPIRTSNEFVYKIIYILHKTVRPAFELVQMIIPRRFLVIGMVDLSPILIFLGIYFIKIGLYYLVKIILI; encoded by the coding sequence ATGTTTAGCATTGTAATTTTTATTTTTAATATATTAATTTATGCTTTAAACATATATCAATATATGATTATTGCTTATTGTTTGCTTAGTTTTATTCCAATTAGAACAAGTAATGAATTTGTTTATAAAATAATTTATATTTTACACAAAACAGTTCGCCCTGCTTTTGAGCTTGTTCAAATGATAATTCCTAGAAGATTTTTAGTAATAGGAATGGTTGATTTAAGCCCTATTTTGATTTTTCTTGGAATTTATTTTATAAAAATTGGACTTTATTATTTAGTTAAAATAATTTTAATTTAG
- a CDS encoding transglycosylase SLT domain-containing protein: MKKILMLLFCSFCFAYTFNELKKEPNSLAKDYFLYKLLLNDELKDVDLASLKSQIFRFSGVLQKEINQRYKTKEEINDTCLTYTQANINQADIKCQIKRLSNINFSKKIDNINLKKYADVLKNEKLSKLLIVLAQKDPIKYCIENGYGDILLKLVYEGNYKLNDVKIGPKTKSSMLNSPYAYKFLNSAMVNDEYKLIREKLASVKKDDAKEDLAFALGLNSLMHNYKTQARVFFLQAANTYKYKRPRDNALFFAYLASKNKKDKNKILKQLANSDDLNIYSLLAKQMTNTKLPEIITPKPNKKLDYNISDALLQVKFINSLQNASKEELIKMQEKFNTINTQGQYLAISNKLSNYKDNIYPLAFYDLLKDYPIKRQALILSIAMQESRFLPASVSVSYALGMMQFMPFVAKHTAKVDFNDNNFDELNMFKPEIAYKFANAHLNLLEKSLSHPVFIAYAYNGGLGFTKRMLNKEYMFSKKSKFKEYEPFLSMELVPYLESRLYAKKVLANYFIYLTILGDNPKISDFFENLYKEDCLIQK; the protein is encoded by the coding sequence ATGAAAAAAATATTAATGCTTTTATTTTGTAGTTTTTGCTTTGCTTATACTTTTAATGAGCTTAAAAAAGAGCCAAATTCTTTAGCCAAAGATTATTTTTTATATAAATTATTGCTTAATGATGAGTTAAAAGATGTAGATTTAGCTAGTTTAAAATCTCAAATTTTTAGATTTTCTGGTGTTTTACAAAAAGAAATAAACCAAAGATATAAGACAAAGGAAGAAATTAATGATACTTGTCTTACTTATACTCAAGCTAATATAAATCAAGCCGATATAAAATGCCAAATAAAAAGATTATCAAATATAAATTTTTCTAAAAAAATTGATAATATTAATCTAAAAAAATACGCAGATGTTTTAAAAAATGAAAAATTATCAAAATTATTAATTGTTTTAGCTCAAAAAGACCCAATTAAATATTGTATAGAAAATGGCTATGGAGATATTTTATTAAAATTAGTTTATGAAGGAAATTATAAATTAAATGATGTAAAAATAGGACCAAAAACAAAAAGCTCTATGCTAAATAGCCCTTATGCTTATAAATTTTTAAATTCTGCAATGGTAAATGATGAATATAAATTAATAAGAGAAAAACTAGCTTCCGTAAAAAAAGATGATGCTAAAGAAGATTTAGCCTTTGCTTTAGGCTTAAATTCTTTAATGCATAATTATAAAACTCAAGCAAGAGTATTTTTTCTTCAAGCAGCAAATACTTATAAATATAAAAGACCAAGAGATAATGCTTTATTTTTTGCATACTTAGCAAGTAAAAATAAAAAAGATAAAAATAAAATTTTAAAGCAATTAGCAAATAGTGATGATTTAAATATTTATAGTCTTTTAGCAAAGCAAATGACTAATACAAAATTGCCTGAAATAATCACACCTAAGCCAAATAAAAAATTAGATTACAATATAAGCGATGCTTTATTGCAGGTAAAATTTATAAATTCACTGCAAAATGCAAGCAAAGAAGAATTGATAAAAATGCAAGAAAAATTTAATACTATAAATACCCAAGGACAGTATCTTGCAATTAGCAATAAATTAAGTAATTATAAAGACAATATCTATCCACTTGCGTTTTATGATTTATTAAAAGATTATCCTATAAAAAGACAGGCTTTAATCTTATCAATAGCAATGCAAGAAAGTAGATTTTTGCCTGCTAGCGTTAGCGTTTCTTATGCTTTGGGTATGATGCAATTTATGCCCTTTGTAGCAAAACATACTGCTAAGGTTGATTTTAATGATAATAATTTTGATGAACTAAATATGTTTAAGCCTGAAATCGCTTATAAATTTGCTAATGCTCACTTAAATTTACTTGAAAAAAGTCTAAGTCATCCTGTATTTATCGCATACGCATACAACGGCGGCTTAGGCTTTACAAAAAGAATGTTAAATAAAGAATATATGTTTAGTAAAAAATCAAAATTCAAAGAATACGAACCATTTTTATCAATGGAATTAGTACCTTATTTAGAAAGTAGATTATATGCTAAAAAAGTACTAGCAAATTACTTTATTTATCTAACTATTTTAGGTGATAATCCAAAGATTTCGGACTTTTTTGAAAATTTATATAAAGAGGATTGTCTAATTCAAAAATAG
- a CDS encoding phosphatidylserine decarboxylase, whose translation MRKKISRIFGNIVKKEYPSFLQHFINKCYVNYFNIDLSDFKDYKEYKSLLELFTRRLVKERKLPSSEFISPCDGCILSYGVSSDFKAFSIKNKEYDIIELLGFKPNKQMNFLNIYLSPKDYHNYHSPCNMQILSARYFCAELFSVNLKALSLHENLYSRNERVVLECLSDGKSKFYMVFVGAVNVGKMEFDFDTSIKTNMPNGADFLKEYDNVYLQKGQMLGRFLMGSTILILSSDFSFDVNEGKISFADEIKIIK comes from the coding sequence ATGAGAAAGAAAATATCAAGAATTTTTGGAAATATAGTTAAGAAAGAATATCCTAGTTTTTTACAACATTTTATAAATAAATGTTATGTAAATTATTTTAATATTGATTTAAGTGATTTTAAAGATTATAAAGAATATAAAAGCCTTTTAGAACTTTTTACAAGAAGATTAGTTAAAGAAAGGAAGTTGCCTAGTTCTGAGTTTATTAGCCCTTGTGATGGCTGTATTTTAAGCTATGGTGTAAGCAGTGATTTTAAGGCTTTTAGTATAAAGAATAAAGAGTATGATATTATTGAATTACTTGGCTTTAAACCTAATAAGCAAATGAATTTTTTAAATATTTATCTTAGTCCAAAAGATTATCACAATTATCATTCACCTTGCAATATGCAAATTTTAAGTGCTAGATATTTTTGCGCTGAGCTTTTTAGTGTAAATTTAAAAGCACTTTCTTTGCACGAAAATTTATATTCTCGCAATGAAAGAGTTGTTTTAGAATGTTTAAGTGATGGTAAAAGTAAATTTTATATGGTTTTTGTAGGTGCGGTTAATGTTGGCAAGATGGAATTTGATTTTGATACAAGTATAAAAACAAATATGCCAAACGGAGCTGATTTTTTAAAAGAATACGATAATGTGTATTTACAAAAAGGTCAAATGTTAGGAAGATTTTTAATGGGCTCAACAATACTAATACTTTCAAGTGATTTTTCTTTTGATGTAAATGAAGGAAAAATTTCTTTTGCAGATGAAATAAAAATAATAAAATAA
- the queC gene encoding 7-cyano-7-deazaguanine synthase QueC encodes MKAISILSGGLDSCVSTAVAINEGYEVIALHFNYFQRTQTREEKAFNDICDFYKLQRFCLDMDFFKTIGGSSLTDSTIDIPKDEISTSTPSTYVPFRNGVFYSIAASLAQRFDADAIFTGLVYEDASAYPDTSPDFVNKTQDFIQSASAKKIVLKTPLIQLRKKDIVLLAQKLNAPIHLSYSCYESNELACGRCESCLLRLKGFKEAGVKDLLSYQIPTN; translated from the coding sequence GTGAAAGCAATTAGTATTTTAAGCGGTGGGTTAGACAGTTGCGTTAGCACTGCAGTTGCAATTAATGAAGGCTATGAAGTTATAGCTCTTCATTTTAATTATTTTCAAAGAACGCAAACAAGGGAAGAAAAAGCATTTAATGATATTTGTGATTTTTATAAATTACAAAGATTTTGTCTTGATATGGATTTTTTTAAAACAATTGGCGGCTCTAGTCTTACAGATAGTACTATAGATATTCCAAAAGATGAGATTTCAACAAGCACACCAAGCACTTATGTACCTTTTAGAAACGGAGTATTTTATTCCATTGCCGCTTCTTTAGCGCAAAGATTTGATGCTGATGCTATTTTTACTGGTTTAGTTTATGAAGATGCAAGTGCCTACCCTGATACAAGCCCTGATTTTGTAAATAAAACTCAAGATTTTATACAGAGTGCAAGTGCTAAAAAAATAGTTTTAAAAACACCGCTAATCCAACTAAGAAAAAAAGATATTGTATTATTAGCACAAAAATTAAATGCACCTATTCATCTTAGTTATTCTTGCTATGAAAGCAATGAGCTTGCTTGTGGTAGATGTGAAAGCTGCCTATTAAGACTAAAGGGTTTTAAAGAAGCTGGTGTAAAAGATTTACTTTCTTATCAAATCCCTACTAACTAA
- the gltX gene encoding glutamate--tRNA ligase, with translation MFRFAPSPTGDMHIGNLRVALINFVSAKKENKQFILRIEDTDTARNIEGKEEDIKKILTLFGISWDAYYIQSNNLHIHRQLANQLLKEKKAFKCYCTEEQLQKKKEEAKNNNQAYRYDGTCENKQEENKPYVIRLKKPSTSISFTDEIKGQLSFQANDIDSFVILRQDLTPTYNFACTIDDMSEAISFIIRGEDHTSNTPKQLHIRNSLNYNEEIKFAHLPIILNEEGKKISKREAHSSVQWLLDNGYLPSAIANYLLSLGNKCPKEIFTLQEAISFFDVKNISKSPAKFDIDRLKFINREHIKMLDDELLVKILFKDEFLANFTNYKNLAKLAKLYTQEADTLIELSAKLAPIFLPKNIIFKENEDFLNPALKIEEAMLKADTLPLNYDEFKKDFSCGLKGKELFMSLRLLLSASAHGPELNLLYEAIAPIFKDIVRLRQNV, from the coding sequence ATGTTTAGATTCGCACCATCGCCAACAGGTGATATGCATATTGGCAATTTAAGAGTAGCTCTTATTAATTTTGTAAGTGCAAAAAAAGAAAATAAGCAATTCATTCTAAGAATAGAAGACACAGATACAGCAAGAAATATTGAAGGTAAAGAAGAAGATATTAAAAAAATATTAACTTTATTTGGAATAAGTTGGGATGCTTATTATATTCAAAGCAATAATTTACACATTCACAGACAATTAGCAAACCAGCTTTTAAAAGAAAAAAAAGCCTTTAAATGCTATTGCACTGAAGAACAATTGCAAAAAAAGAAAGAAGAAGCAAAAAACAATAATCAAGCTTATAGATACGATGGAACTTGTGAAAATAAGCAAGAAGAAAATAAACCTTATGTAATAAGACTTAAAAAGCCTAGTACAAGCATTAGTTTTACTGATGAAATAAAAGGGCAACTAAGCTTTCAAGCAAATGATATTGATAGTTTTGTAATTTTAAGACAGGATTTAACTCCAACATATAATTTTGCTTGTACAATAGATGATATGAGTGAGGCTATTAGCTTTATAATAAGAGGAGAAGACCACACTAGCAATACTCCAAAACAACTTCATATAAGAAATAGTTTAAATTATAATGAAGAAATAAAATTTGCCCATCTTCCAATAATTTTAAACGAAGAAGGCAAAAAAATTAGTAAAAGAGAAGCTCATTCTAGTGTTCAATGGCTTTTAGATAATGGTTATTTACCTAGCGCTATTGCTAATTACTTGCTTTCTTTAGGAAATAAATGCCCTAAAGAAATATTTACTTTACAAGAGGCAATTAGCTTTTTTGATGTAAAAAATATTTCTAAATCTCCAGCTAAATTTGATATTGATAGATTAAAATTTATAAATAGAGAACATATAAAAATGCTTGATGATGAACTTTTAGTAAAAATTCTTTTTAAAGATGAGTTTTTAGCTAATTTTACCAATTATAAAAATCTTGCAAAATTAGCAAAATTATACACTCAAGAAGCTGATACCTTAATAGAATTAAGTGCAAAATTAGCACCTATTTTTCTACCAAAAAATATAATTTTTAAAGAAAATGAAGATTTTTTAAACCCTGCATTAAAAATTGAAGAAGCAATGCTTAAGGCTGATACTTTACCACTTAATTATGATGAATTTAAAAAAGATTTTTCTTGCGGATTAAAAGGAAAAGAATTATTTATGTCTTTAAGATTATTATTAAGCGCTAGTGCTCACGGACCTGAACTTAATTTGTTATATGAAGCAATTGCACCTATTTTTAAAGATATTGTAAGGTTAAGGCAAAATGTTTAG